A genomic region of Gemmata massiliana contains the following coding sequences:
- the purN gene encoding phosphoribosylglycinamide formyltransferase, translating to MPDPIRIAALVSGGGTTLQNLIDLIARGALNAQIVGVVSSRADVFGVTRAERAGVPVTIVEKAPGRSPAFADRVWDAVRGFAPDLVCLAGWLHLLPIAADFRHKVLNIHPSLLPAFGGKGMYGHHVHEAVLSYGAKVSGCTVHFADDTYDTGPILVQKCVPVKDGDTPDTLAARVFQAECEAYPEAIRLIADGRVTVQERRVVISG from the coding sequence ATGCCCGACCCGATCCGAATTGCGGCCCTCGTGAGTGGAGGCGGCACCACGCTCCAGAACCTCATCGACTTGATCGCACGCGGGGCGCTGAACGCCCAGATTGTGGGCGTGGTGTCCAGTCGCGCGGATGTGTTCGGGGTGACACGCGCGGAGCGAGCGGGAGTTCCGGTAACCATCGTGGAGAAGGCCCCCGGTCGATCGCCCGCGTTCGCGGATCGCGTGTGGGATGCCGTGCGTGGGTTCGCGCCCGATCTCGTGTGCCTCGCTGGGTGGTTGCACTTACTGCCGATCGCGGCCGATTTCCGCCACAAAGTGCTGAACATCCACCCGTCGCTGTTGCCCGCGTTCGGCGGGAAGGGAATGTACGGGCACCACGTTCACGAAGCGGTGCTGAGCTACGGCGCGAAGGTGTCGGGCTGTACGGTTCACTTCGCCGACGACACCTACGATACCGGTCCGATTCTGGTGCAGAAGTGCGTACCTGTCAAAGACGGCGACACGCCCGACACGCTCGCCGCGCGCGTCTTCCAAGCCGAGTGCGAAGCGTACCCAGAAGCCATCCGCTTGATCGCGGACGGCCGGGTTACGGTGCAAGAACGACGAGTGGTGATTTCAGGCTGA
- the purD gene encoding phosphoribosylamine--glycine ligase: MTELHEIRKHEAQIMNVMVIGKGGREHALAWRLKQSPRAGTIFCAPGNAGTASDGITNVAIEYTETDKLQRFCLREKIGLVVIGPEDPLAAGLADFLRGKGLKVFGPSKEAARIESSKVFAKELMRHADVPTAEFRVFDHPQPARDYIETRDYPVVVKADGLAAGKGVVVCKTGPEAVAAVRRIMTDAEFGSKAGRNVVVEKRLDGEEVSVLALVSGRTFLPLPACQDHKAVGDGDTGPNTGGMGAYCPAPIATPELMKEWDRTVFFPTIHAMKRGRYPFQGVLFGGFILTNQGTRVLEFNCRFGDPETQVVMMRLKTDLLDLLEAVADERLQEFEDKIVWDTRPAVCVVLCAGGYPGKYDNGKPITGIADADRLPDVKVFHAGTKIDERDRLVTDGGRVLGVTALGDTLADAKARAYEAVKLINFTGMHYRTDIADKALKVKPVAAPTEAPKLPAKFRKPGTSDTSGEKPAN, translated from the coding sequence ATGACGGAACTGCACGAAATACGAAAACACGAAGCACAAATCATGAACGTGATGGTGATTGGTAAGGGCGGTCGTGAGCATGCGCTGGCATGGCGGCTGAAACAATCGCCGCGCGCGGGCACGATTTTCTGTGCTCCGGGGAACGCGGGCACGGCGAGCGACGGCATCACGAACGTGGCCATCGAATACACCGAAACGGACAAGCTCCAGCGGTTCTGCCTGCGCGAGAAGATCGGGCTGGTGGTGATCGGTCCCGAAGACCCGCTCGCGGCCGGGCTCGCGGACTTCCTCCGCGGGAAGGGGCTCAAGGTTTTCGGGCCGTCCAAGGAGGCGGCGCGGATCGAGTCGAGCAAGGTGTTCGCGAAGGAGCTGATGCGCCACGCGGACGTGCCCACCGCGGAGTTCCGGGTGTTCGACCACCCGCAGCCCGCACGCGACTACATCGAGACGCGCGACTACCCCGTGGTGGTGAAGGCCGACGGCCTGGCCGCGGGTAAGGGTGTGGTGGTGTGCAAGACCGGGCCGGAAGCGGTCGCGGCCGTGCGCCGGATCATGACGGACGCGGAGTTCGGGTCGAAGGCCGGTCGGAACGTCGTGGTGGAGAAGCGACTCGACGGCGAGGAAGTTTCTGTTCTCGCGCTCGTGAGCGGGCGCACCTTTTTGCCGCTCCCCGCGTGCCAGGACCACAAAGCGGTGGGTGACGGTGACACCGGGCCGAATACGGGTGGCATGGGCGCGTACTGCCCGGCCCCGATCGCGACTCCGGAACTGATGAAGGAGTGGGACCGCACCGTCTTCTTCCCCACGATTCACGCGATGAAACGCGGGCGCTACCCGTTCCAGGGCGTGCTGTTCGGCGGCTTCATTCTGACCAACCAGGGCACGCGGGTGCTGGAGTTCAACTGCCGGTTCGGTGACCCCGAAACGCAGGTGGTCATGATGCGCCTGAAGACGGACCTGCTCGACCTGCTCGAAGCGGTCGCCGACGAGCGCCTGCAGGAGTTCGAGGACAAGATCGTGTGGGACACGCGCCCCGCGGTGTGCGTCGTGCTGTGTGCGGGCGGGTACCCGGGCAAGTACGACAACGGCAAGCCGATCACCGGGATCGCGGACGCGGACCGGCTCCCGGACGTGAAGGTGTTCCACGCGGGCACGAAGATCGATGAGCGCGACCGTCTCGTGACGGACGGCGGGCGCGTGCTGGGGGTGACCGCACTCGGTGACACGCTCGCGGACGCGAAGGCCCGTGCCTACGAAGCGGTGAAGCTCATCAACTTCACCGGGATGCACTACCGCACAGACATCGCGGACAAGGCACTCAAGGTGAAGCCGGTTGCGGCCCCCACGGAAGCACCGAAACTGCCGGCGAAGTTCCGCAAGCCGGGCACCAGCGACACGAGCGGCGAGAAGCCGGCGAACTGA